A genomic window from Lotus japonicus ecotype B-129 chromosome 1, LjGifu_v1.2 includes:
- the LOC130733881 gene encoding transcription repressor OFP17-like, whose product MKVKALGVFKSKIFKPCKKILHFFRFKPKKPVLIRALKSRSHKSKFQKPMSSLLSVFRSPKKSKDLGMLQGLKSPSNMLETPLFPSPLTPAFVKASGGTEKREGSSQEVEDACRSFENYLVEMIVEEGKTRDLMDVEEFLYCWKNLKCPVFIDLVCRFYGELCKDLFSTDSEESEGLRTRCVPSEGLRTRCESNSMFGSTMFFQNQF is encoded by the coding sequence ATGAAAGTGAAAGCATTGGGTGTCTTTAAATCCAAGATTTTCAAGCCATGCAAAAAAATATTGCACTTTTTCAGATTTAAACCCAAGAAACCAGTGCTTATAAGAGCTCTTAAATCCCGTTCTCACAAGTCCAAATTCCAGAAGCCAATGTCTTCTTTGTTATCAGTCTTTCGTTCCCCAAAGAAATCCAAAGACTTGGGCATGTTACAAGGGCTCAAGAGTCCCTCCAACATGCTTGAAACTCCATTGTTTCCATCACCACTTACGCCAGCTTTTGTAAAGGCTAGTGGTGGGACAGAGAAACGGGAAGGATCGAGCCAAGAGGTGGAAGATGCATGCCGGAGTTTTGAGAACTATTTGGTGGAGATGATTGTGGAAGAAGGAAAGACGAGGGACTTGATGGACGTGGAAGAATTTCTATACTGCTGGAAGAACCTTAAGTGCCCTGTTTTCATTGATTTGGTTTGTAGATTTTATGGAGAGCTCTGCAAAGACTTGTTTTCTACAGATAGTGAGGAAAGTGAAGGCCTAAGAACCCGGTGTGTTCCAAGTGAAGGCCTAAGAACCCGGTGTGAGAGTAAtagtatgtttggatcaactatgttttttcagaatcaattttga
- the LOC130733880 gene encoding protein GRAVITROPIC IN THE LIGHT 1: MECPNTKPVKPNSNISEMVCKFAKVCKLKSIGVLSSEAPNLHHLHKPICNEASLSEEIRCYDQKVHPHPIEVPTKGDLFAGLEFLKKIFDVVSALKLAYLQLQQAHIPYDPLKITAADDRVVAELGKLCRFKREYKEMQCKKAQFNAERSNLLLAEVLAREALLGKLKSRKSARDSEILRLRQELTDLETRNKNMTEKIKHVRLEKRKASVSSVTKFQDVFKAASKSIHDFAKPMISLMKASGWDLDKAANFIENAAVYSKRCDKKYAFEAYIARRMFHGTALASYYVSDIVKFDDPIDALMENPDSEFAKFCQAKYLLVVHPNMEESFFGNLDQRRFVISGKHPRTEFYQLFAKMAKWVWVLLGSAVSTDPDATLFSVSRGIMFSSLYMESVEEEKEGAILSDEERATHKVQFMIMPGFKIGQIVVKSRVYVSQHPSS; this comes from the coding sequence ATGGAATGCCCAAACACTAAACCTGTGAAACCCAACTCAAATATATCAGAAATGGTATGCAAGTTTGCCAAAGTTTGTAAACTGAAATCTATTGGGGTATTATCTTCTGAAGCCCCCAATCTCCATCACTTGCACAAACCCATTTGCAATGAGGCCTCTCTGAGTGAGGAGATTAGATGCTATGATCAGAAAGTCCATCCTCACCCGATTGAAGTGCCAACCAAAGGGGATCTCTTTGCTGGTTTAGAGTTCTTGAAGAAGATTTTTGATGTTGTTTCAGCTCTGAAATTGGCATACCTTCAGCTTCAGCAAGCTCACATCCCTTATGACCCACTGAAGATTACTGCTGCCGATGACCGCGTTGTCGCGGAGCTTGGGAAGCTCTGCAGGTTCAAGCGCGAGTATAAGGAGATGCAATGCAAGAAAGCACAGTTCAATGCTGAACGTTCTAATCTCTTGCTGGCTGAAGTTTTGGCCAGAGAGGCATTGCTGGGGAAGCTTAAGTCTCGAAAAAGTGCTAGAGATTCTGAGATTCTCAGGTTGAGGCAAGAGCTCACGGATTTGGAGAcgagaaataaaaatatgacaGAGAAGATCAAGCATGTGAGATTGGAGAAGAGGAAAGCGAGTGTTTCCAGTGTTACTAAGTTTCAGGATGTCTTCAAGGCTGCTTCAAAGTCCATCCATGATTTTGCGAAACCAATGATTAGCTTGATGAAAGCTTCAGGTTGGGACCTTGATAAGGCTGCAAATTTCATTGAGAATGCTGCTGTTTATTCCAAAAGGTGTGACAAGAAGTATGCCTTTGAGGCCTACATTGCGCGCAGAATGTTTCATGGGACTGCATTAGCTTCTTATTATGTGAGTGACATTGTGAAGTTTGATGACCCAATTGATGCACTGATGGAGAATCCAGATTCAGAGTTTGCTAAATTTTGCCAAGCAAAGTATCTGCTTGTTGTTCATCCGAATATGGAAGAGTCATTCTTTGGCAATTTGGATCAGCGAAGATTTGTAATAAGTGGGAAGCACCCGAGAACGGAATTCTATCAATTGTTTGCAAAAATGGCaaaatgggtttgggttttattAGGATCTGCGGTCTCAACAGATCCTGATGCAACCCTGTTCTCTGTGAGCAGAGGAATCATGTTCTCCAGCTTGTACATGGAATCTGTCGAGGAAGAAAAGGAGGGTGCAATTCTTTCAGATGAAGAACGGGCCACCCATAAAGTGCAGTTTATGATCATGCCTGGGTTTAAAATCGGGCAGATAGTGGTGAAGTCTCGAGTTTATGTCTCACAACATCCTTCAAGCTAA